From the Canis lupus dingo isolate Sandy chromosome 37, ASM325472v2, whole genome shotgun sequence genome, one window contains:
- the KCTD18 gene encoding BTB/POZ domain-containing protein KCTD18, with translation MEGYEVEEKVLDILQLNVGGCIYTARRESLCRFKDSMLASMFSGRFPLKTDESGACVIDRDGHLFKYLLDYLHGEVHIPTDEQTRIALQEEADYFGIPYPYSLSDHLANEMETYSLRSNIELKKALTDFCDSYGLVCNKPTVWVLHYLNTSGASCESRIIGVYSTKTDGTDAIDKQLGGRIHSKSIFKREAGNNVQYIWSYYSVAELKKMMDAFDAWEGKGVSYWRVPHELIECWTLEERPLLGSLRHMAPVRKRRLVAFGEDDEAGVDCKPGPKPVRFLGPSTSTQIKVRNSASVRLRPACAPQPPGPTAAARRAPPKAAAPRGAENGAAHPPPAKVPPSEPKAAGPRVIKLKRTPLRAAAPAPPPPPPPPPPGAPAAHARTENGRGSAD, from the exons ATGGAAGGTTACGAGGTAGAAGAAAAGGTGTTAGATATTCTTCAACTGAACGTTGGTGGCTGTATTTACACAGCCAGACGTGAGTCCTTGTGCCGCTTTAAAGACTCGATGCTGGCATCTATGTTCAGTGGTCGTTTCCCTCTAAAAACAGATGAATCAG GGGCTTGTGTGATTGACCGCGATGGACATCTATTTAAATACCTTTTGGATTATCTTCACGGAgaagttcacattcccacagaTGAGCAAACCCGAATTGCTCTGCAGGAAGAGGCTGATTATTTTGGCATCCCTTATCCATACAGCCTGTCCGACCACTTGGCCAATGAAATGGAGACATATTCTTTAAGGTCAAATATAGAACTTAAAAAG GCTTTAACAGACTTCTGTGATTCATATGGTTTAGTTTGCAATAAACCAACAGTTTGGGTTCTCCACTATCTTAACACATCTGGTGCAAGCTGTGAGAGTAGAATTATTGGTGTATATTCCACAAAAACTGATGGAACAGATGCTATTGATAAGCAGCTGGGAGGAAGAATTCAcagtaaaagcatttttaaaag AGAGGCGGGAAATAATGTTCAGTATATTTGGAGCTATTATTCAGTAGCTGAACTGAAGAAAATGATGGATGCTTTTGACGCCTGGGAAGGAAAAG GTGTTAGCTACTGGCGGGTGCCTCATGAGCTGATAGAATGTTGGACTCTGGAGGAGCGGCCTTTACTTGGAAGCCTCCGTCACATGGCCCCAGTTCGGAAGAG GCGGCTGGTGGCGTTCGGCGAAGACGACGAGGCCGGTGTGGACTGTAAGCCGGGGCCCAAGCCCGTCAGATTCCTGGGCCCTTCcaccagcacccagatcaaggTCAGGAACTCGGCGTCCGTCCGCCTGCGCCCCGCCTGCGCCCCGCAGCCTCCCGGCCCCACGGCGGCCGCGCGCCGGGCGCCACCCAAGGCcgcggctcctcgcggggccgaGAACGGCGCCGCGCACCCGCCTCCCGCCAAGGTCCCGCCGTCCGAGCCCAAGGCCGCGGGGCCGCGCGTCATAAAGCTCAAGCGGACTCCTCTGcgcgccgccgcgcccgccccgccgcccccgccgcccccgccgcccccgggagcccccgccGCGCACGCGCGGACTGAAAACGGCCGGGGCTCGGCCGACTGA